In a genomic window of Muntiacus reevesi chromosome 1, mMunRee1.1, whole genome shotgun sequence:
- the DUSP23 gene encoding dual specificity protein phosphatase 23, translating to MGVQPPNFSWVLPSRLAGLALPRLPAHYQFLLDQGVRHLVSLTERGPPHSDSCPGLTLHRLRIPDFCPPGPEQIDRFVKIVDEANARGEAVAVHCALGFGRTGTMLACYLVKERGLAAGDAIAEIRRLRPGSIETYEQEKAVFQFYQRTK from the exons ATGGGCGTGCAGCCCCCCAACTTCTCGTGGGTGCTGCCCAGCCGGCTGGCGGGGCTGGCGCTGCCCCGGCTCCCCGCCCACTACCAGTTCCTGCTGGACCAAGGTGTACGGCATCTGGTGTCCCTGACGGAACGCGGGCCCCCTCACAGCGACAGCTGTCCCGGCCTCACCCTGCACCGGCTGCGCATCCCAGACTTCTGCCCGCCGGGCCCGGAGCAGATCGACCGCTTCGTGAAGATCGTCGACGAGGCCAACGCCAGGGGAGAG GCGGTGGCAGTGCACTGTGCCCTGGGCTTTGGCCGCACTGGCACCATGCTGGCCTGTTACCTGGTGAAGGAGCGGGGCCTGGCTGCCGGAGATGCCATCGCTGAGATCCGGCGCCTTCGACCCGGCTCCATCGAGACATATGAGCAAGAGAAGGCGGTCTTCCAGTTCTACCAGCGAACGAAATAA